TGTCGGGGATCGAGGAGGGGCAGCGGCAGGGTGAGGTGCGGGAAGGGCCGCTGGAGCGCGTCGGCGTCCCGGTGTTCGCGGTCCTGCACGGTTACGCCGGTCTGGTGACGGCTGGGATGCTGCCCCCCGAGGCCGCCGAGCACGGTCTGGACGAGGTGATCGCCTTCGCGCTGCGCGGCTGCGCCCCGGACGCGGTGTAGCCGGGCCCGAGAGCCTGGACGTCACCCTCGCGATGCCGGAACTGGTGGTGGAGATCGGCGTCGACGTCGCCCGCGACAATGCAGGGCGCTGGCGGCACCCCGCGCGTTGGCACCGGGCGCGCCCGGACCTGTCGCCCGCCGACGTCCCAACCTTCGAGCCCGGCCCGACCGGCTGAGCGTGCACGTCGGCGCGGGCCGGCCAGGACGCTGCACGGTTCGTCTGGCACGTCCTGCTAACCGCACCAGATGCACGTCTCGACGTCAGCCGAGGTAGGTGACCTGAAGCACGGTGATCGTCTTGAACGTCTCCCCCGCCACCGACCTTCGAGAGGACCCGCTGGTCCCGTGGATGGTCCAGACCCAGGAAGCGTCGCCGGGCCGGCTTCGGCCTGTTGCGGAAGCGAGACTGCTGCCCTGACCGCAGCTTTGTTGCTCAACGAGGTCCTCGATGGCCTCGTCGTCTTCGTCGGCACGCTCCAGGCACGCCCCCAGGACTGAGGACGGCGGATAGCCGGTGAGCGCGCGCATGTGACAGGACCAGGCGGCGGCCGCGGCGATCCATCCGAGGTCCAGGCCCTGGGGTGCGTCGGCGTAGCGGCGCTACAGCCAGCCGGCCAGTTCGTCGGTGAGACGGGCGTCGTCGGTGTCCGGGGCCTGTCGGAGCTCGGCCGCCAGTTCCCCGGGGGTGTGTTCACGCAGGACACCCGCCGGGGCGCTGGCGATGGCCAGCAGGTTGTGTCCGTCGTCGAGTTGAAGCCACCGGTGCAGGGTCTCGCGCCGGCCGTGGGTGACCTCGTGCAGCGTCATGCGGGTCAGATCGGCGCCGGGGCCGGCGATCCCGCTATCCCCCACCGTGGGTACCGGGGCACCTTCCCCGCCGACGGCACCTGCCCCTTCGCTCACTCAGGCCAGCGCGTAGGCATCCGGTCCTCGCTCGCTCAGCCAGGTGCCGAAGTCATCCGGGGCACGGGTGGATGCGTCGCTCAGGGGGACCTTCTGCTCGGCGGCGGCGGTGGCCGGGCGCCGATGGCGGCGGCTGGCCGCAGCATGCTTCGCCACCGTCGGGCCGCAAGAGCCCGGCGGCCGGACCGTTCCGTCGCAAGGGAGCGCGAAGCAGGGCATGGGGCATGGCGTCCCGCCGTGCGGAACGTTCAGCGCCGCCCGATGTGCGGGGTCAACAGCTTGATCGCCGGCTGGTGGTCGTACTCCTCGGCCACGTCCAGGGGACGTGTGCCCGGCCGGATCGCGCAGTTCTGGGTCAGCGCCGAAGGCGAGCAGGATTGCGGTGGTGTGGACGGTGAGCGGCTGGCGGCTTTGGGCGCTGTCCGCGTGAAGTGGTCCACGTGGGTCATCCAAGCGCACGTCCCGGCATGACGACCAGGGTGGAGGTGTCGAATCCGGGCTCACTGGTGGCTCACGCATGAGGAAACCCCGCCAGGGACCACCTGGCGGGGTTCGGCGTCCGGTCCCCCGAGATCACTCCTCGTGCAAGGCAGCTCGCAAGCAGGCGATCAGGTCACCGGTCGGAACCTCGGTCCAGTCGTCCCCGGGCACCCCGACGCGCCTGACCTCATATCGTTCCCTGTCCACCTCGTGCACTAGAACCTGACGGCTCGTTCCGTCCATCGCATCAACACGCAGGCGCACGGCACCGTGCGTGATCGTCGGGAACGTGTTCCGCAGTTCCTCATCCGCACGGAGGCGGCGCAACAGGTTCCAGCGCGGTCGGTGGAATTCGGACGACAGAAGGTCGGACCACTGCGAAGAGGTCGGCTCTCCGTTCTCGAGTGCCCTGACGAACTCGTCGAGTGTCATGAACTCGAACGTTTCCGCCAACTCGTCGAACGCCATGCCATCGCGCCACGCGGCGATGGCCTCCACGAGCTGCCCGAGATCATCTGTTGAGCCGATGTGCCAGGTGAACCCGGGGATGTGGACGGTCAAACGGAAGAGGCGTTCCCCGGTCGCGGCACCAACCGACACGAAACCCCTCGCTGTTTCGATGGTGAAGTCGTCGACCGCCCAGGGCGCGAGCCCGATGTCGCATCCGCGTGACGTCGCCGCCTCTTTCATGGCCAGAGCCAGGCCGCCCGAGGCGGTCACGTCCGGGTACAGGTCTTTCCCGGGGTTGCTCATGTTCTTCGTGTCCCTCAGCAGTGGCAGTATCCGATGACCGAACCCTTTACAGGGTCCAGTTTCCCCAGCACCGACAGGTCCGGCATCTCAGTCGGCGGGTCCAGTCGCATTGCGCCGTTGGGGCCCGACGGGGAGTAGAACTTCACGGAATCCCATGGGCGTTGGCCGTTGGCGACAGCTCTCGCGATCATGGACATCTCGTAGTCCGTGGCATGCCCGGCCTCACCCGCCCTCAAGCCGCGCTTGGCGGCTTCCATGAAGCCTCCGAGGTCACTCAGCCCAGTCATGTTGACGTGCAACGTGACGCTCGGGTCGGCGACAGCCATTTCCGCCAACCGGGCGAAATCCTGCGGGGACACGTTGGAGAAGGTGGTGAACTTGTTCTCGGGGAGCTTGGCCCACTCGTCGAGTGCCCCCTTGTTCTGCCACCCCAGGGCGACCTTGCAGTTGTGGACGAGGACCGGGGTGGCGCCCGCGAGCACGAAGAACGTGTGCAGATCACCGACCGTGAGGTCGTACACCGTACGCGGAGACAGGTCCGGGCGGTCGAGGAGGGCGGTCACCCGGCGGATGGAACCGTCCGGGGTGCGCAGCCGGTCCCCCACATGCAGGTCTGAGACAAGCGTCCACCCGCGTTCCACCACGTAGAACCTGTGGCCGGCGGTGCTGGTTAGCTTCCCCCCGCCGGCAACGGTGATGTCCACCAGCCGCCGGGTGTCGTGCTTGAAGGTGTCGGTGACCTCTCGGGTCCGCAACTGGCCGGTGGCCGGGTTCATGGACCTGACGAGGTCCCCCACACCCACCTGGCTGATGGGCCGGTGTGACCCGTCCGCCATGAGCACTTCGGTGGCACCGGGGAAACTGTTGGTCCGGCAGGCGGTCCGCATCTCCTCGGTGAGTCTCGCCGACCGCTCGATACCTGCCAGCGCGTCCGCGTCCATGTGCAGCGTGCGCAGCGCCTTCAGCGCGTCGGCGACTCCGATGCCGGTGCGCATGGAGGCGTTCACTGTCCTGACGGCGTCGGCGAGTGCGGCCAGAGGCTTCTCGAGCGGGAGATAGTTGGCGAGGCTCCAGGCGCAGCCGCTGGCACTGCCGTGGAGGCAGTCCATCATGTCGTCGGCGAAAAACGAGAAGAGGATCGATCCTGCCACGTCTCCGAAAAGGCTCTGCCATCCGGCGCGGACGATGTCCTTGCCGGAGAAGTGGTGCTGCCAGTTGTCGATCGGGACGTTCTTCAAGGTCGCCCGCTTAAGGAACTGCCATGCCGACTTCGGGCAGCCGTCCGCTGTGGCCTGCGCGTCGTCATCCGTGCACAGGTAGAAGTCGGCGTCGTAGGTGACGACGAGGTCGTACGCCGCGTCGCAGCCCTTGAGGGCTGCTTGCGGCATTCCCGGGCAGGTGCCGATCTGCTTGGAGTTGACGATCTCGACGGTGGACTCATCGGGCACGGCGAACACGCCGGGAATGCCTGTGCCGGACCCCTGGGAGCGTCGTTTATCGGCCTCCGCCTTCTCTGCCCGGTCGGCGGCCGCCTGAGCCTCCTTGGCGTACTTGTCGGCGTCCTTGGCGGCCTGTTCGGCCTCGGTGGCTGCGGCGTCGGCGCGGGTGGCCGCCGCGCGGGCGTCCTTGGCATCCTGTTCGGCCTGGGACGCCGCGGAGCGGGCCGCGGCCGCGTCGAGTTCGGCGGCGTCGGCCGAGTCGCGGGCGTCCTTGGCGTAGCCCTCTGCGTTGCCGGCCGCCTTGTCGGCGGCAGCCGCGTCCTCGCCGGCCTGCTTGTCGTACTGAACGGTGCGGGCCAGTGAGTCGGCGGCCTTGGATGCCGCCTTGGCCGCGTCGGCCGCGTAGCCCAGCGCCTCCTTGGAATAGGTGCGGGCGTCGGACGCGTACTGGGCGGCATTGGCCGCGTGCTGGTACGCCTCCTTCGCGTCGCCCTTGGCCTGGTCGGCGAGTTCCTTGGCGGCCTGGGCCTCGGCCGCCGCGTTCTTGGCATGCGCGTCGGCGACGGCCTGCTGCTGGTCGGCGATCGTCTTCGACGCCTGACCGGTCAGCACGACCAGGCCGGCCGCCGAGTCGGCGTCGACGTAGGCCGAGCCGAGCTGGACGGCGTCGTTGGCCGGGGCTGCGACCTGCTTCGCCGCCTTGCTCGCGTCGACCGCCGCCTGAGCGGTGACATGGGCGAAACCGGCGGCCTTCGCTGCGGCCGCGAGTGCCTTCCCGGCCTCTGTATTGGCGGCATCGGCCTGGGTCTTGGCGTCCTTGGCGTGCTGCTCGGCCTCGTCGGCGAGTTTGACGGCCGTCTTGGCCTCGGCGGAGGCGTCCTGGGAGGCCTTGATGGCGTCGGCGACCGCGCTGGTCGCAGTCTTCACCGCCGCGTCCGCCTTCAGCTTGTCCGCCTGGGCGGCGTCCGCGTCGGAGCGTGCGCGCTTGGCAGCGGCCTCGGCGCGGGTGGCCGCGGCGTCGGCGTCGGCTGCCGCCTGCGTGGCCGCGTCGGCCTCGGAGCGTGCCTTGGTCGCGGCGGCTTCGGCATCGTCGGCTGCCTTGTCGGCGTCGTTCGCCGCGGCGCGGGCCGCGTCGGCCGCGTCCCCGGAGTCGAGCGAGTCGGCGTAGGCGTCCTTGGCGTCGGCCTTGGCGCGGGCCGCGTCGGCCTTCTGCTCGGCGTCCCACGCGTCGTCGCGCATGTCCTTGGCGTGGTCGCTGGCCTTGACCGCGTCGTCGCGCCGGTCCTCTGCGGTCTTCTCGGCTGTCTCGGCCTTGTCCTTGGCGTCCTTGGCCTTGGTCGCCTCGCTCTCGGCGTTCTTGCGGTGGTCGGCGGCCTCAGCCCGCTTGGCGGCGGCGTTCTCCTTCTCCGCCTTGGCCGTCTTCTCCTCGGCCTCCGCCGCGAGCCGTTTGGCGTGCGCGTCGGCCGCAGCGGCCTTCGCGTCGCCCTCCGCCTTCAACGCGTCGGAGAGCTTGGCCTCCGCCGTCTCCTTGTCCTTCTTGGCGTTGTCCCGGTGCACCTTCGCCGCGTCCGCGGCCGCCTTGGCCTGCAGCTCGGCCGTCTTCGCGGCCTCCTTGCGGAACTCCGCCTTCGCCTGCGCGGCCTGCGCCAGCCCACGCTGCGCGATGGTCTCACTGTCCCCGGCGGAGGCACGGGTAGCCGCCTCGGCGGTCTCACCAGCCTTCACCAGCGCCTGCAGCGCGGCGACAGCCCCCTTGGTGACCTGCGCCTTCTGCTGCCCAACCAGCAGGCCGCGGCCACGCGGCGCGCCGCTCGTGTCCGCGATGCCGTAGGCGGCCTGCACAGCCGAATCCGAGGTAGTGGCGGCCTTCTGCGCCACGGCGAGCTGCGCCTTGAGCACGGCCAGCTGCTTCTTCGCACCGGCCTGGGCGGCGGCGACACCGGACTTCGCCTTGTCGAACTGCGCCTTGTCCGGGTAGTCGAGCTTGTCCGTGCCGTCGTGGCCGGTCGGCTTGATGTCGAACTGCTGCGCGTCGGTGCCGTTGCACGTGTACAGCTTGGCGTCGTTGCCGTTGTCGAAGGTGTGCATGTCCAAGCACTTGCCCGTCCCCGTGTTCTTCAGGCTGGTGGCGCCGCGCAGCTCGGACGCCCATATCTGCGACGGGGAGTCCTTGCACGACGAGATCTGGATCTTCGTGCCGTTCGCCGTGTTGTTCCCCGCCACATCGAGGCACTTGAAGGCGTTGACGTTCTGCAGGTGCAGGCTGTCCTCGCTGCCGTAGAGCACCCACTTCTGCGCCGCGGAGCCGTTGCAGGTGTACACCTGGACCGGTGTGCCGTTGTCCTTCTTGCCGCCCTGGACGTCGAGGCACTTGCCTTTCGCGGCGTGCACCTCGATGACCGTGGGACTGTCACCGACCCAGCCGAGGCCGCCCGGCAGCCAGTAGTCCTGCCAGCGGGTCAGGTGATCGGCGACCCAGGAGTGGCCCAGCATGTCGCTGAGCGCCTTAGCGCCCTTGGCCAGGGCATCGACAGAGTCCTTGTTGGCCCCCAGGATCTGGTTGCGCTGAACGGCCTGGGAGGCGACTTCCTGCTGCCACTCGTCGGCCGCGGTGGCGGTGATGTCACCCAGCACGTTGTCCGGGTCGAGCGGGTCACGCCAACCGCATGCAGTGAACCGGGACTTCACGTCCTCCACGGCGATGCGGTACTCCGGCGTGCCCGGCTGCGGTGCGCTGCGCGGGAAACCGCCGGAGGAGAGGAAGAGGCGGGCGTCGTCCGCTCCCGCGTTCGTGGCCGGCCCGCCGTGCATCCATCGGAAGGCGTCGTGCTCGGCGAGCACACGGTTCCACTCAGCCTGCGTCGTGCCGGCGGGGTCCGGGTCCGTGCCGTACAGCGGGGTACCGAGATCGTCGACGGCCTTGAGGGTCTTGGCGTCGGCCTCCGGAGTGGCGTCCTGGTAGAAGTCGTCGTCCTTCTGCCAGAACCGGTCGGCGACCCACTTGCTCAGACCGGTCTGGTTATAGAAGCTCTGCTCACCGTCGGGCGGCCAATGGAAGTCGGTGACGGTGAACCCGCCGGGAGTCGCCAGGCCATCCAACGGCTTAGCCCACGCGCTGCGTTGAGACTCGAGGTCGTCGGCCTGCTTGCTCGCCGCGTCGCGGTCCTTCTTGTACGCGACGGCGAGCGGCGTCTGGTCCCAGTGCTTCCGGTCGGCCAGGGTGTGCAGCTTGTCCGCGGGCTGGTTGAGAGCGTCCTGGGCGGTCGTGGCCATCGTCGGACCGCCGAGCCGCAGCACGTCGGCCATCAGACACTCGTCCTGCCGCAGTTGCTCGGCAGCAGTGTCCTCGTACCAGGGATAGGAGTCGGCCACCGGCTCGACGCCCAGGCGGGTCAGCCCGGGCTGAACGGCCATACCGGCCACTACGGCCAGTGCAGCCACGGAGGTGACGGCGGAGGTGAATTTTCCTGCTCTTCGTGTTCCGGGCATGCGGAACCACGGTTTGGGGTGCACGAAGCATCCCTTTCTGCGTCTTCGGGGGGCGTGGGCCGGAGGTCGGCCGAAGAGCAGGGTGACGTGTGCTGCCTGATGGTCAATCAGCGGCTGGTCAGGCGCGAAGACTCAGGCATGCGGATGGCCGGTACGGCGGCATGATGTCGCGGCCCCTCCCCCGTGAGCGACGGCGTTCCCCCGGTCGCTTACTGATGCACGCACGTCGTGTAAATGGTCAGTTTCCACCGCGCGCGACTCACACCCTAGAGAATCGTCGACCTGTTCGTACAGACGTTCCAGGCGAGGTAGGTGGCCCTGACCGAAAACACCCATCCGTCGACCGTTGATCCTCGAAACTCGACTCCTGCCCAGCCCCACGGCGATCCGGCACACGACGCCTACACAACAACGACACACAACCCCCGCCTACCCGCCTGGATTTGGCTGGATCTCGACTGTGCGACTCGGCGACAGCCCGGATCGTGAACCAGCTCGCCGAGGACAATGTCCACGCGACGAGACGTGAGCCGTCGGCGGCGCGGCCCTCTGTCCGCGCCGCTACCCTGCGAGATGTTCGGTCGCGGTGCGGGAGATGGCCGTCGTCCTTCTCAGTACCTCTTCCCGCACTCGGCCAGCGGCCGGTGCGCACGCAGATGAAAGCGGCACGCTCGCAGAATCAGGTCACCCATGGGCGCACCACCAGGTCCCCGCCGGCATCGATCAGCAGCGGTGCCTGGACGTGATCGGCCTCCCATACGCGATTGCGCCAGGGGGTCGCCCGTATGCCGAAGACGTCGTGCGCGCGTGCCGCATCCGGTCCTGCGGCAAGCCTGCTCCTTCGGCGGCAGCCACGTGGACGGGTCCTGGTCTGCCTTGGACCGATTCGAGGCGGCTGAGACCGCGATCAGTGCCCGGTGGTCGCCCAGGTCGCTCTTTCGCCGTTTAACTGGAGGCGCCTGAGTCCCCGGCCTCGGCCACCGCGACGGTCCTGACTTCGCACTTGCGGTCGGTCGTTCGGCCAACGAGACCGATTGCCCAGGGCGTAGTTCGACCTCAGCCCGCACAACCGGCGCGTGGACCGGCGTTCCCCGAGCGTGCGCGTGCTCGGGGAAGGCCGGCGACATCACCGGCGGGCGTGGCGAGGAGGCTCTGCGGCCGCGCTCCGCTTCATGCGCGACGCGGCCTGCGTCCGGCGGCTCGATCAGCG
Above is a genomic segment from Streptomyces collinus Tu 365 containing:
- a CDS encoding putative ATP-dependent DNA ligase, whose product is MPELVVEIGVDVARDNAGRWRHPARWHRARPDLSPADVPTFEPGPTG
- a CDS encoding RICIN domain-containing protein, with product MAVQPGLTRLGVEPVADSYPWYEDTAAEQLRQDECLMADVLRLGGPTMATTAQDALNQPADKLHTLADRKHWDQTPLAVAYKKDRDAASKQADDLESQRSAWAKPLDGLATPGGFTVTDFHWPPDGEQSFYNQTGLSKWVADRFWQKDDDFYQDATPEADAKTLKAVDDLGTPLYGTDPDPAGTTQAEWNRVLAEHDAFRWMHGGPATNAGADDARLFLSSGGFPRSAPQPGTPEYRIAVEDVKSRFTACGWRDPLDPDNVLGDITATAADEWQQEVASQAVQRNQILGANKDSVDALAKGAKALSDMLGHSWVADHLTRWQDYWLPGGLGWVGDSPTVIEVHAAKGKCLDVQGGKKDNGTPVQVYTCNGSAAQKWVLYGSEDSLHLQNVNAFKCLDVAGNNTANGTKIQISSCKDSPSQIWASELRGATSLKNTGTGKCLDMHTFDNGNDAKLYTCNGTDAQQFDIKPTGHDGTDKLDYPDKAQFDKAKSGVAAAQAGAKKQLAVLKAQLAVAQKAATTSDSAVQAAYGIADTSGAPRGRGLLVGQQKAQVTKGAVAALQALVKAGETAEAATRASAGDSETIAQRGLAQAAQAKAEFRKEAAKTAELQAKAAADAAKVHRDNAKKDKETAEAKLSDALKAEGDAKAAAADAHAKRLAAEAEEKTAKAEKENAAAKRAEAADHRKNAESEATKAKDAKDKAETAEKTAEDRRDDAVKASDHAKDMRDDAWDAEQKADAARAKADAKDAYADSLDSGDAADAARAAANDADKAADDAEAAATKARSEADAATQAAADADAAATRAEAAAKRARSDADAAQADKLKADAAVKTATSAVADAIKASQDASAEAKTAVKLADEAEQHAKDAKTQADAANTEAGKALAAAAKAAGFAHVTAQAAVDASKAAKQVAAPANDAVQLGSAYVDADSAAGLVVLTGQASKTIADQQQAVADAHAKNAAAEAQAAKELADQAKGDAKEAYQHAANAAQYASDARTYSKEALGYAADAAKAASKAADSLARTVQYDKQAGEDAAAADKAAGNAEGYAKDARDSADAAELDAAAARSAASQAEQDAKDARAAATRADAAATEAEQAAKDADKYAKEAQAAADRAEKAEADKRRSQGSGTGIPGVFAVPDESTVEIVNSKQIGTCPGMPQAALKGCDAAYDLVVTYDADFYLCTDDDAQATADGCPKSAWQFLKRATLKNVPIDNWQHHFSGKDIVRAGWQSLFGDVAGSILFSFFADDMMDCLHGSASGCAWSLANYLPLEKPLAALADAVRTVNASMRTGIGVADALKALRTLHMDADALAGIERSARLTEEMRTACRTNSFPGATEVLMADGSHRPISQVGVGDLVRSMNPATGQLRTREVTDTFKHDTRRLVDITVAGGGKLTSTAGHRFYVVERGWTLVSDLHVGDRLRTPDGSIRRVTALLDRPDLSPRTVYDLTVGDLHTFFVLAGATPVLVHNCKVALGWQNKGALDEWAKLPENKFTTFSNVSPQDFARLAEMAVADPSVTLHVNMTGLSDLGGFMEAAKRGLRAGEAGHATDYEMSMIARAVANGQRPWDSVKFYSPSGPNGAMRLDPPTEMPDLSVLGKLDPVKGSVIGYCHC